One genomic window of Nicotiana sylvestris chromosome 10, ASM39365v2, whole genome shotgun sequence includes the following:
- the LOC138879062 gene encoding uncharacterized protein, with protein MVEDSELWDIICDGPHVPMKKLEETGPFVPKGRREYNDIDRKAVEKNYRAKKILMCGIGPDEYNKVSVCENAKEIWEALQTTHEGTTQVKQSKIDMLTIEYELFRMKDNESIQDMHTRFTFIISELHSRGDVIPETSL; from the coding sequence ATGGTAGAAGATTCAGAGTTGtgggacatcatttgtgatggtccacatgttcccaTGAAGAAACTTGAAGAAACAGGACCATTTGTTCCCAAAGGGAGAAGAGAGTACAACGACATTGACAGAAAAgctgtagaaaagaactatcgtgccaagaaaatcttgatgtgtggcataggacctgatgagtacaacaaAGTATCAGTTTGTGaaaatgccaaagaaatatgggaagctttACAAACCACACatgaaggaactactcaggtcaaacaatccaagatcgacatgctcaccattgaatatgagctcttcaggatgaaggataatgagtccatacaagatatgcacaccagattcaccTTCATCATAAGTGAGCTTCACTCACGTGGAGATGTCATtccagaaacaagcttgtaa